A region of Etheostoma cragini isolate CJK2018 chromosome 24, CSU_Ecrag_1.0, whole genome shotgun sequence DNA encodes the following proteins:
- the LOC117939661 gene encoding uncharacterized protein LOC117939661, which yields MSVSSSLQYRTPSTASSSYFLTRMPKWRPCLFLLLPLTVCFDSEVTLVKSIGREPDVTPLCNTTTPSHITLVVCKIRTEMSGGEECLLLYRYGRDFENNCSSRFTLMRLNQNMVLHLTSLTPGDSGTHTCECAHPGGTDILHLNITVEEDVDADTSTQMLILSSLMAVTIVITITAVIFSCIYRRVRHGRQPQPLSSHLNTEPEDIEPYSTFMQRESGLYSTVRLNAC from the exons ATGAGTGTGTCCTCCTCCCTTCAGTACAGGACACCGTCCACTGCCAGCAGCAGTTACTTCTTGACCAGAATGCCAAAATGGAGACCATGCTTGTTTCTGCTTTTGCccctgactgtgtgttttgacaGCGAAG TGACTCTGGTGAAATCCATCGGGAGAGAACCAGATGTTACTCCATTGTGCAACACTACAACACCGAGTCACATCACACTCGTGGTGTGTAAGATCAGAACAGAGATGAGCGGGGGGGAAGAGTGTCTTCTGCTGTATCGATATGGACGGGACTTTGAGAACAACTGCAGCTCCAGATTCACACTCATGAGGTTGAATCAGAATATGGTTCTCCACCTGACCAGTTTAACACCAGGGGATAGTGGGACCCACACCTGTGAGTGTGCACATCCTGGTGGAACAGACATTCTCCATCTGAATATCACTGTAGAAG AGGATGTAGATGCCGACACTTCAACACAAATGCTGATTCTAAGCTCCTTGATGGCTGTAACTATAGTCATCACTATAACTGCAGTTATCTTCAGCTGTATCTACAGACGTGTACGACATGG AAGACAACCACAACCGCTAAGCAGTCATCTGAACACG GAGCCAGAAGACATCGAGCCATACAGCACCTTcatgcagagagagagtggaCTTTATTCAACTGTCAGGTTAAATGCCTGTTAA
- the gemin8 gene encoding gem-associated protein 8 isoform X2, whose protein sequence is MEDISSVMSWFSSPVYSRYWQHYQQAMAWHQRHRRAYRKALEAAYGYSQERRPSSHQQRYADWNAGEGEDGEDEESGSDGEIECDVSNMEISEELRQYFAQTEKHREDLKKQQQLEAEEHDSYVPADQDMRGVSWRSSKAPPLDRPGERRGAEMKKLYGSDAPKILAMEAAMQLNFDRNCDLKQPKYWPVIPLKL, encoded by the exons ATG GAGGACATAAGCTCCGTGATGTCCTGGTTTTCCAGCCCAGTGTACAGCCGCTACTGGCAGCACTACCAGCAGGCTATGGCCTGGCACCAGAGACACAGGCGAGCCTACCGGAAGGCCTTGGAGGCTGCCTACGGCTACAGCCAGGAGCGGCGTCCCAGCAGCCACCAGCAGCGCTACGCTGACTGGAACgcaggagagggagaagacGGAGAGGACGAGGAGAGCGGCTCGGACGGTGAGATCGAGTGCGACGTCAGCAACATGGAGATCAGCGAGGAGCTTCGGCAGTACTTCGCccagacagagaaacacagagaggacCTGA agaagcagcagcagttggAGGCCGAGGAGCACGACAGCTACGTGCCGGCCGACCAGGACATGCGCGGGGTCTCCTGGCGAAGTAGCAAGGCCCCTCCCTTGGACCGACCCGGCGAAAGACGCGGGGCTGAGATGAAGAAGCTGTACGGCAGCGACGCCCCCAAGATCCTGGCCATGGAGGCGGCGATGCAGCTCAATTTCGACAGAAACTGTGACCTCAAACAGCCCAAGTACTGGCCTGTTATTCCACTGAAACTGTGA
- the gemin8 gene encoding gem-associated protein 8 isoform X1: MQEDISSVMSWFSSPVYSRYWQHYQQAMAWHQRHRRAYRKALEAAYGYSQERRPSSHQQRYADWNAGEGEDGEDEESGSDGEIECDVSNMEISEELRQYFAQTEKHREDLKKQQQLEAEEHDSYVPADQDMRGVSWRSSKAPPLDRPGERRGAEMKKLYGSDAPKILAMEAAMQLNFDRNCDLKQPKYWPVIPLKL; this comes from the exons ATG CAGGAGGACATAAGCTCCGTGATGTCCTGGTTTTCCAGCCCAGTGTACAGCCGCTACTGGCAGCACTACCAGCAGGCTATGGCCTGGCACCAGAGACACAGGCGAGCCTACCGGAAGGCCTTGGAGGCTGCCTACGGCTACAGCCAGGAGCGGCGTCCCAGCAGCCACCAGCAGCGCTACGCTGACTGGAACgcaggagagggagaagacGGAGAGGACGAGGAGAGCGGCTCGGACGGTGAGATCGAGTGCGACGTCAGCAACATGGAGATCAGCGAGGAGCTTCGGCAGTACTTCGCccagacagagaaacacagagaggacCTGA agaagcagcagcagttggAGGCCGAGGAGCACGACAGCTACGTGCCGGCCGACCAGGACATGCGCGGGGTCTCCTGGCGAAGTAGCAAGGCCCCTCCCTTGGACCGACCCGGCGAAAGACGCGGGGCTGAGATGAAGAAGCTGTACGGCAGCGACGCCCCCAAGATCCTGGCCATGGAGGCGGCGATGCAGCTCAATTTCGACAGAAACTGTGACCTCAAACAGCCCAAGTACTGGCCTGTTATTCCACTGAAACTGTGA
- the LOC117939606 gene encoding EF-hand domain-containing protein 1-like isoform X1, translated as MSGNWNNGLPFLPGYSFYDVTKSVFHRPQTLDYKNGYALPRRPTVGIGQDPLYSEQLIQQELSKLYSETPDITYGSFDQSVVEDFIPAHVALDKKVLRYYAYFQENILFSPEEECRTRPVVIYYYLEDDSMCIIEPVVENSGMPQGKRIKRQCLPKNERGDHYQWKDLNIGMDLEVYGVKYHITLCDAFTKEFLESEGIVLNDPEPMPCVNRDKNPRPSYITPSKFDNKQQFLTMDRKVLRFFALWDDADSLFGETRPVTMQYYLVDDTVEIREIHKPNSGRDPFPVLMRRQKLPKKIKPESETFPSCVLEVSTAEVDEYYSPKDFQVGQRITLLGRHFLLYDCDGFTKEYYQKNHPDIKMNPSEVPKNTDLLQEKKKKEVPPYNGFGSLEDSLQNCFYLIPEPPKKNVLKMLENDHKVLRYCARLDSPNPGDEGRRFIMSYFLSNDMISIYEKPSRNSGIIGGLFLEKTRVPKPGSTLDNPDFYSPADFAIGATVEVFSRRFVLTDADHYVLRYLESNASQIPCQTLDSLRQKLGVGTTNNQPADQNGDDVGEPST; from the exons ATGTCTGGGAACTGGAATAACGGACTTCCATTTTTACCAGGATACTCTTTTTATGATGTTACG AAGTCAGTCTTCCATCGGCCCCAGACACTGGACTACAAGAATGGCTATGCTCTGCCCCGTCGCCCCACTGTGGGCATTGGACAGGATCCTCTTTACTCAGAGCAGTTAATCCAGCAGGAGCTCAGTAAACTGTATTCTGAGACGCCAGACATTACTTACGGCTCCTTTGACCAGAGTGTAGTAGAAGACTTCATCCCAGCTCATGTGGCCCTTGACAAGAAG GTGCTGCGCTACTATGCATATTTTCAGGAAAATATCCTATTTTCCCCTGAAGAGGAGTGCCGCACACGCCCAGTGGTCATTTACTACTACCTTGAGGATGACAGCATGTGCATCATTGAGCCCGTGGTAGAGAATTCTGGGATGCCGCAGGGAAAACGGATCAAACGTCAGTGTCTGCCCAAGAATGAACGTGGAGATCATTACCAGTGGAAAGACCTGAATATTGGCATGGACCTGGAGGTGTACGGGGTCAAGTACCACATCACACTTTGCGATGCTTTTACAAAG GAATTCCTGGAGAGTGAGGGCATTGTTCTCAACGACCCGGAGCCGATGCCTTGCGTAAATCGTGACAAAAACCCTCGGCCTTCCTACATAACACCGTCCAAATTTGACAACAAGCAGCAGTTTCTCACCATGGATCGTAAG GTGCTGCGTTTCTTTGCCCTGTGGGACGACGCTGACTCTCTGTTTGGGGAGACCCGGCCTGTAACCATGCAGTATTACCTAGTGGACGACACGGTGGAGATCAGAGAAATCCACAAACCCAACAGTGGCCGCGATCCCTTCCCTGTCCTGATGCGCAGACAGAAGCTGCCCAAGAAAATCAAACCAGAGTCGG AGACCTTTCCCAGCTGTGTGCTGGAGGTCTCAACAGCAGAAGTAGATGAGTACTACTCGCCCAAAGACTTCCAGGTGGGTCAGAGGATTACCCTGCTGGGCCGTCACTTCCTGCTGTATGACTGTGATGGCTTCACTAAAGAGTATTACCAAAAGAACCACCCCGACATAAAGATGAATCCCTCAGAGGTACCAAAAAACACTGACCTGcttcaggagaagaagaagaag GAGGTTCCTCCCTATAATGGTTTTGGTTCACTTGAAGACTCTCTCCAGAATTGTTTCTATTTAATTCCCGAGCCCCCCAAAAAGAATGTGCTAAAGATGCTGGAAAACGACCACAAAGTGTTGCGCTACTGTGCCAGGCTG GACTCCCCGAATCCCGGAGATGAGGGCCGACGCTTCATAATGTCCTACTTCCTGTCCAATGACATGATCAGTATTTATGAAAAGCCCAGTCGCAATTCTGGTATCATTGGTGGCCTGTTCCTGGAAAAGACCCGCGTCCCCAAGCCGGGCTCCACACTGGACAACCCTGATTTCTACTCACCTGCAGACTTTGCTATTGGAGCCACTGTGGAGG ttttcagcCGCCGCTTTGTGTTGACCGATGCTGACCACTATGTGCTGAGGTACCTGGAGTCCAACGCGAGCCAGATCCCATGTCAGACACTGGATTCTTTGCGACAGAAGCTCGGCGTGGGGACGACAAATAATCAACCAGCTGACCAAAATG GTGATGATGTAGGAGAGCCATCTACATGA
- the LOC117939660 gene encoding uncharacterized protein LOC117939660: MGQLTLCYVLLLPLGLGFDSEVTLVKSIGREPDVTPLCNDTTPSHITLVVCKIRTEMSGGEECLLLYRYGRDIDNNCSSRFTLMRLNQNMVLHLTSLTPGDSGTHTCECAHPGGTDILHLNITVEEDVDADTSTQMLISSSLMGVTIIITITAVIFGCIYRRVRHGRQPQPLSSHLKQDEDDPYTSLQQPVSDLYQTISNCRQGKIATVRLDDQDVDGEETDPCCEIYENIVFNES, translated from the exons ATGGGTCAGTTGACGCTGTGTTATGTTCTGCTCCTGCCACTGGGTCTGGGTTTTGACTCTGAAG TGACTCTGGTGAAATCCATCGGGAGAGAACCAGATGTTACTCCATTGTGCAACGATACAACACCGAGTCACATCACACTCGTGGTGTGTAAGATCAGAACAGAGATGAGCGGGGGGGAAGAGTGTCTTCTGCTGTATCGATATGGACGGGACATTGACAACAACTGCAGCTCCAGATTCACACTCATGAGGTTGAATCAGAATATGGTTCTCCACCTGACCAGTTTAACACCAGGGGATAGTGGGACCCACACCTGTGAGTGTGCACATCCTGGTGGAACAGACATTCTCCATCTGAATATCACTGTGGAAG AGGATGTAGATGCCGACACTTCAACACAAATGCTGATTTCGAGCTCCTTGATGGGTGTAACTATAATCATCACTATAACTGCAGTTATCTTCGGCTGTATCTACAGACGTGTACGACATGG AAGACAACCACAACCGCTGAGCAGTCATCTGAAACAG GATGAAGATGACCCTTACACAAGCCTCCAGCAACCAGTGAGCGATCTCTACCAAACTATCTCAAACTGCAGGCAAGGCAAGATAGCAACGGTCCGCTTGGATGACCAGGATGTAGACGGGGAAGAGACTGATCCATGTTGCGAAATCTATGAAAACATTGTATTCAATGAATCCTGA
- the LOC117939606 gene encoding EF-hand domain-containing protein 1-like isoform X3, with amino-acid sequence MSGNWNNGLPFLPGYSFYDVTKSVFHRPQTLDYKNGYALPRRPTVGIGQDPLYSEQLIQQELSKLYSETPDITYGSFDQSVVEDFIPAHVALDKKVLRYYAYFQENILFSPEEECRTRPVVIYYYLEDDSMCIIEPVVENSGMPQGKRIKRQCLPKNERGDHYQWKDLNIGMDLEVYGVKYHITLCDAFTKEFLESEGIVLNDPEPMPCVNRDKNPRPSYITPSKFDNKQQFLTMDRKVLRFFALWDDADSLFGETRPVTMQYYLVDDTVEIREIHKPNSGRDPFPVLMRRQKLPKKIKPESETFPSCVLEVSTAEVDEYYSPKDFQVGQRITLLGRHFLLYDCDGFTKEYYQKNHPDIKMNPSEVPKNTDLLQEKKEVPPYNGFGSLEDSLQNCFYLIPEPPKKNVLKMLENDHKVLRYCARLDSPNPGDEGRRFIMSYFLSNDMISIYEKPSRNSGIIGGLFLEKTRVPKPGSTLDNPDFYSPADFAIGATVEVFSRRFVLTDADHYVLRYLESNASQIPCQTLDSLRQKLGVGTTNNQPADQNGDDVGEPST; translated from the exons ATGTCTGGGAACTGGAATAACGGACTTCCATTTTTACCAGGATACTCTTTTTATGATGTTACG AAGTCAGTCTTCCATCGGCCCCAGACACTGGACTACAAGAATGGCTATGCTCTGCCCCGTCGCCCCACTGTGGGCATTGGACAGGATCCTCTTTACTCAGAGCAGTTAATCCAGCAGGAGCTCAGTAAACTGTATTCTGAGACGCCAGACATTACTTACGGCTCCTTTGACCAGAGTGTAGTAGAAGACTTCATCCCAGCTCATGTGGCCCTTGACAAGAAG GTGCTGCGCTACTATGCATATTTTCAGGAAAATATCCTATTTTCCCCTGAAGAGGAGTGCCGCACACGCCCAGTGGTCATTTACTACTACCTTGAGGATGACAGCATGTGCATCATTGAGCCCGTGGTAGAGAATTCTGGGATGCCGCAGGGAAAACGGATCAAACGTCAGTGTCTGCCCAAGAATGAACGTGGAGATCATTACCAGTGGAAAGACCTGAATATTGGCATGGACCTGGAGGTGTACGGGGTCAAGTACCACATCACACTTTGCGATGCTTTTACAAAG GAATTCCTGGAGAGTGAGGGCATTGTTCTCAACGACCCGGAGCCGATGCCTTGCGTAAATCGTGACAAAAACCCTCGGCCTTCCTACATAACACCGTCCAAATTTGACAACAAGCAGCAGTTTCTCACCATGGATCGTAAG GTGCTGCGTTTCTTTGCCCTGTGGGACGACGCTGACTCTCTGTTTGGGGAGACCCGGCCTGTAACCATGCAGTATTACCTAGTGGACGACACGGTGGAGATCAGAGAAATCCACAAACCCAACAGTGGCCGCGATCCCTTCCCTGTCCTGATGCGCAGACAGAAGCTGCCCAAGAAAATCAAACCAGAGTCGG AGACCTTTCCCAGCTGTGTGCTGGAGGTCTCAACAGCAGAAGTAGATGAGTACTACTCGCCCAAAGACTTCCAGGTGGGTCAGAGGATTACCCTGCTGGGCCGTCACTTCCTGCTGTATGACTGTGATGGCTTCACTAAAGAGTATTACCAAAAGAACCACCCCGACATAAAGATGAATCCCTCAGAGGTACCAAAAAACACTGACCTGcttcaggagaaga AGGAGGTTCCTCCCTATAATGGTTTTGGTTCACTTGAAGACTCTCTCCAGAATTGTTTCTATTTAATTCCCGAGCCCCCCAAAAAGAATGTGCTAAAGATGCTGGAAAACGACCACAAAGTGTTGCGCTACTGTGCCAGGCTG GACTCCCCGAATCCCGGAGATGAGGGCCGACGCTTCATAATGTCCTACTTCCTGTCCAATGACATGATCAGTATTTATGAAAAGCCCAGTCGCAATTCTGGTATCATTGGTGGCCTGTTCCTGGAAAAGACCCGCGTCCCCAAGCCGGGCTCCACACTGGACAACCCTGATTTCTACTCACCTGCAGACTTTGCTATTGGAGCCACTGTGGAGG ttttcagcCGCCGCTTTGTGTTGACCGATGCTGACCACTATGTGCTGAGGTACCTGGAGTCCAACGCGAGCCAGATCCCATGTCAGACACTGGATTCTTTGCGACAGAAGCTCGGCGTGGGGACGACAAATAATCAACCAGCTGACCAAAATG GTGATGATGTAGGAGAGCCATCTACATGA
- the LOC117939606 gene encoding EF-hand domain-containing protein 1-like isoform X2 yields MSGNWNNGLPFLPGYSFYDVTKSVFHRPQTLDYKNGYALPRRPTVGIGQDPLYSEQLIQQELSKLYSETPDITYGSFDQSVVEDFIPAHVALDKKVLRYYAYFQENILFSPEEECRTRPVVIYYYLEDDSMCIIEPVVENSGMPQGKRIKRQCLPKNERGDHYQWKDLNIGMDLEVYGVKYHITLCDAFTKEFLESEGIVLNDPEPMPCVNRDKNPRPSYITPSKFDNKQQFLTMDRKVLRFFALWDDADSLFGETRPVTMQYYLVDDTVEIREIHKPNSGRDPFPVLMRRQKLPKKIKPESETFPSCVLEVSTAEVDEYYSPKDFQVGQRITLLGRHFLLYDCDGFTKEYYQKNHPDIKMNPSEVPKNTDLLQEKKKKVPPYNGFGSLEDSLQNCFYLIPEPPKKNVLKMLENDHKVLRYCARLDSPNPGDEGRRFIMSYFLSNDMISIYEKPSRNSGIIGGLFLEKTRVPKPGSTLDNPDFYSPADFAIGATVEVFSRRFVLTDADHYVLRYLESNASQIPCQTLDSLRQKLGVGTTNNQPADQNGDDVGEPST; encoded by the exons ATGTCTGGGAACTGGAATAACGGACTTCCATTTTTACCAGGATACTCTTTTTATGATGTTACG AAGTCAGTCTTCCATCGGCCCCAGACACTGGACTACAAGAATGGCTATGCTCTGCCCCGTCGCCCCACTGTGGGCATTGGACAGGATCCTCTTTACTCAGAGCAGTTAATCCAGCAGGAGCTCAGTAAACTGTATTCTGAGACGCCAGACATTACTTACGGCTCCTTTGACCAGAGTGTAGTAGAAGACTTCATCCCAGCTCATGTGGCCCTTGACAAGAAG GTGCTGCGCTACTATGCATATTTTCAGGAAAATATCCTATTTTCCCCTGAAGAGGAGTGCCGCACACGCCCAGTGGTCATTTACTACTACCTTGAGGATGACAGCATGTGCATCATTGAGCCCGTGGTAGAGAATTCTGGGATGCCGCAGGGAAAACGGATCAAACGTCAGTGTCTGCCCAAGAATGAACGTGGAGATCATTACCAGTGGAAAGACCTGAATATTGGCATGGACCTGGAGGTGTACGGGGTCAAGTACCACATCACACTTTGCGATGCTTTTACAAAG GAATTCCTGGAGAGTGAGGGCATTGTTCTCAACGACCCGGAGCCGATGCCTTGCGTAAATCGTGACAAAAACCCTCGGCCTTCCTACATAACACCGTCCAAATTTGACAACAAGCAGCAGTTTCTCACCATGGATCGTAAG GTGCTGCGTTTCTTTGCCCTGTGGGACGACGCTGACTCTCTGTTTGGGGAGACCCGGCCTGTAACCATGCAGTATTACCTAGTGGACGACACGGTGGAGATCAGAGAAATCCACAAACCCAACAGTGGCCGCGATCCCTTCCCTGTCCTGATGCGCAGACAGAAGCTGCCCAAGAAAATCAAACCAGAGTCGG AGACCTTTCCCAGCTGTGTGCTGGAGGTCTCAACAGCAGAAGTAGATGAGTACTACTCGCCCAAAGACTTCCAGGTGGGTCAGAGGATTACCCTGCTGGGCCGTCACTTCCTGCTGTATGACTGTGATGGCTTCACTAAAGAGTATTACCAAAAGAACCACCCCGACATAAAGATGAATCCCTCAGAGGTACCAAAAAACACTGACCTGcttcaggagaagaagaagaag GTTCCTCCCTATAATGGTTTTGGTTCACTTGAAGACTCTCTCCAGAATTGTTTCTATTTAATTCCCGAGCCCCCCAAAAAGAATGTGCTAAAGATGCTGGAAAACGACCACAAAGTGTTGCGCTACTGTGCCAGGCTG GACTCCCCGAATCCCGGAGATGAGGGCCGACGCTTCATAATGTCCTACTTCCTGTCCAATGACATGATCAGTATTTATGAAAAGCCCAGTCGCAATTCTGGTATCATTGGTGGCCTGTTCCTGGAAAAGACCCGCGTCCCCAAGCCGGGCTCCACACTGGACAACCCTGATTTCTACTCACCTGCAGACTTTGCTATTGGAGCCACTGTGGAGG ttttcagcCGCCGCTTTGTGTTGACCGATGCTGACCACTATGTGCTGAGGTACCTGGAGTCCAACGCGAGCCAGATCCCATGTCAGACACTGGATTCTTTGCGACAGAAGCTCGGCGTGGGGACGACAAATAATCAACCAGCTGACCAAAATG GTGATGATGTAGGAGAGCCATCTACATGA
- the LOC117939606 gene encoding EF-hand domain-containing protein 1-like isoform X4 — MSGNWNNGLPFLPGYSFYDVTKSVFHRPQTLDYKNGYALPRRPTVGIGQDPLYSEQLIQQELSKLYSETPDITYGSFDQSVVEDFIPAHVALDKKVLRYYAYFQENILFSPEEECRTRPVVIYYYLEDDSMCIIEPVVENSGMPQGKRIKRQCLPKNERGDHYQWKDLNIGMDLEVYGVKYHITLCDAFTKEFLESEGIVLNDPEPMPCVNRDKNPRPSYITPSKFDNKQQFLTMDRKVLRFFALWDDADSLFGETRPVTMQYYLVDDTVEIREIHKPNSGRDPFPVLMRRQKLPKKIKPESETFPSCVLEVSTAEVDEYYSPKDFQVGQRITLLGRHFLLYDCDGFTKEYYQKNHPDIKMNPSEVPKNTDLLQEKKKKEVPPYNGFGSLEDSLQNCFYLIPEPPKKNVLKMLENDHKVLRYCARLDSPNPGDEGRRFIMSYFLSNDMISIYEKPSRNSGIIGGLFLEKTRVPKPGSTLDNPDFYSPADFAIGATVEVFSRRFVLTDADHYTLDSLRQKLGVGTTNNQPADQNGDDVGEPST, encoded by the exons ATGTCTGGGAACTGGAATAACGGACTTCCATTTTTACCAGGATACTCTTTTTATGATGTTACG AAGTCAGTCTTCCATCGGCCCCAGACACTGGACTACAAGAATGGCTATGCTCTGCCCCGTCGCCCCACTGTGGGCATTGGACAGGATCCTCTTTACTCAGAGCAGTTAATCCAGCAGGAGCTCAGTAAACTGTATTCTGAGACGCCAGACATTACTTACGGCTCCTTTGACCAGAGTGTAGTAGAAGACTTCATCCCAGCTCATGTGGCCCTTGACAAGAAG GTGCTGCGCTACTATGCATATTTTCAGGAAAATATCCTATTTTCCCCTGAAGAGGAGTGCCGCACACGCCCAGTGGTCATTTACTACTACCTTGAGGATGACAGCATGTGCATCATTGAGCCCGTGGTAGAGAATTCTGGGATGCCGCAGGGAAAACGGATCAAACGTCAGTGTCTGCCCAAGAATGAACGTGGAGATCATTACCAGTGGAAAGACCTGAATATTGGCATGGACCTGGAGGTGTACGGGGTCAAGTACCACATCACACTTTGCGATGCTTTTACAAAG GAATTCCTGGAGAGTGAGGGCATTGTTCTCAACGACCCGGAGCCGATGCCTTGCGTAAATCGTGACAAAAACCCTCGGCCTTCCTACATAACACCGTCCAAATTTGACAACAAGCAGCAGTTTCTCACCATGGATCGTAAG GTGCTGCGTTTCTTTGCCCTGTGGGACGACGCTGACTCTCTGTTTGGGGAGACCCGGCCTGTAACCATGCAGTATTACCTAGTGGACGACACGGTGGAGATCAGAGAAATCCACAAACCCAACAGTGGCCGCGATCCCTTCCCTGTCCTGATGCGCAGACAGAAGCTGCCCAAGAAAATCAAACCAGAGTCGG AGACCTTTCCCAGCTGTGTGCTGGAGGTCTCAACAGCAGAAGTAGATGAGTACTACTCGCCCAAAGACTTCCAGGTGGGTCAGAGGATTACCCTGCTGGGCCGTCACTTCCTGCTGTATGACTGTGATGGCTTCACTAAAGAGTATTACCAAAAGAACCACCCCGACATAAAGATGAATCCCTCAGAGGTACCAAAAAACACTGACCTGcttcaggagaagaagaagaag GAGGTTCCTCCCTATAATGGTTTTGGTTCACTTGAAGACTCTCTCCAGAATTGTTTCTATTTAATTCCCGAGCCCCCCAAAAAGAATGTGCTAAAGATGCTGGAAAACGACCACAAAGTGTTGCGCTACTGTGCCAGGCTG GACTCCCCGAATCCCGGAGATGAGGGCCGACGCTTCATAATGTCCTACTTCCTGTCCAATGACATGATCAGTATTTATGAAAAGCCCAGTCGCAATTCTGGTATCATTGGTGGCCTGTTCCTGGAAAAGACCCGCGTCCCCAAGCCGGGCTCCACACTGGACAACCCTGATTTCTACTCACCTGCAGACTTTGCTATTGGAGCCACTGTGGAGG ttttcagcCGCCGCTTTGTGTTGACCGATGCTGACCACTAT ACACTGGATTCTTTGCGACAGAAGCTCGGCGTGGGGACGACAAATAATCAACCAGCTGACCAAAATG GTGATGATGTAGGAGAGCCATCTACATGA